A part of Terriglobus roseus genomic DNA contains:
- the accC gene encoding acetyl-CoA carboxylase biotin carboxylase subunit yields MFKKVLIANRGEIALRVISACRELGIRTVAVYSEADRNSLHVRFADEAICIGPPRSAESYLNVPAVISAAEIADVDAIHPGYGLLSENANFAEVCRASNIKFIGPRPEVTRMMGEKSTARQTMKAANVPILPGSDGVIGSVEEALQWAADVRYPVILKAVAGGGGRGMRIVRSADELPGLYNQASTEALNAFGNGDLYMEKFIERPRHIEFQVLADEHGNVMSLGERECSIQRRHQKLIEEAPSLQITPEIRTRLGGVIERSLREIGYWNAGTIEFLMDEDGEIYFIEMNTRIQVEHPVTELITGIDLVKAQLRIASGEKLPDIVPARPTINGHAIECRINAEHPEKFTPSAGKITAWNVPGGNGVRVDTNQYQEGVVPPYYDSMIAKVICHGKDREEAMNRMQRALSQFVVEGIHTTIPLQQKIFSDPDFRKGDFDTKFMERFFEKEAARKKAEAENEPTGA; encoded by the coding sequence ATGTTCAAGAAGGTCCTGATCGCAAACCGTGGCGAGATCGCGCTGCGTGTTATCTCGGCTTGCCGGGAGCTTGGCATCCGTACGGTGGCCGTATACTCCGAGGCTGACCGCAACAGCCTCCATGTCCGCTTTGCGGATGAGGCTATCTGCATTGGTCCGCCACGTTCGGCAGAGAGCTACCTCAATGTTCCCGCAGTCATCTCCGCTGCGGAGATCGCGGATGTGGATGCCATTCATCCCGGTTATGGCTTGCTGAGTGAGAACGCCAACTTCGCCGAAGTGTGCCGCGCGAGCAACATCAAGTTCATCGGACCGCGCCCTGAAGTGACGCGCATGATGGGTGAGAAGTCCACCGCCCGGCAGACGATGAAGGCGGCTAACGTGCCTATCCTGCCGGGGTCCGATGGTGTTATCGGATCGGTGGAAGAGGCGCTGCAGTGGGCTGCGGATGTGCGCTACCCGGTGATCCTGAAGGCTGTGGCTGGTGGCGGCGGACGCGGTATGCGTATCGTCCGTTCGGCTGACGAGCTTCCCGGTTTGTACAACCAGGCATCGACCGAGGCGCTGAACGCCTTCGGCAATGGCGACCTGTACATGGAGAAGTTCATCGAGCGTCCTCGCCACATTGAGTTCCAGGTGTTGGCGGACGAGCATGGCAACGTGATGTCGTTGGGCGAGCGTGAGTGCTCTATTCAGCGTCGTCACCAGAAGCTGATCGAGGAAGCTCCGTCGCTGCAGATTACGCCGGAGATCCGTACGCGTCTTGGCGGCGTGATTGAACGGTCGCTGCGTGAGATCGGTTACTGGAACGCTGGCACGATCGAGTTCCTGATGGATGAAGATGGCGAGATCTACTTCATCGAGATGAACACGCGTATTCAGGTTGAGCATCCGGTTACGGAGTTGATCACGGGCATCGACCTGGTGAAGGCGCAGTTGCGCATTGCATCGGGTGAGAAGCTACCGGACATTGTGCCGGCTCGTCCGACGATCAATGGCCACGCGATCGAGTGCCGCATCAACGCTGAACATCCTGAGAAGTTCACTCCTTCCGCGGGCAAGATCACGGCTTGGAATGTGCCGGGCGGAAATGGTGTTCGTGTGGATACGAACCAGTACCAGGAAGGCGTTGTTCCGCCTTACTACGACAGCATGATTGCCAAGGTCATCTGCCATGGCAAGGACCGCGAAGAGGCGATGAACCGCATGCAGCGCGCTCTGAGCCAGTTTGTGGTGGAAGGCATTCACACGACGATTCCGCTGCAGCAGAAGATCTTCAGCGATCCCGACTTCCGCAAGGGTGACTTCGATACGAAGTTCATGGAACGCTTCTTTGAAAAGGAAGCTGCACGCAAGAAGGCGGAAGCGGAGAACGAACCCACAGGTGCATAA